The sequence tgttAGTCATATCGGCTAAAGTTATAGCTAAAAGTTAGGGGGGGGGGacatcctccatccacatcAACTGAGAGCTAACATGTCTAGCTAAATGATGAGTGGCAGAATTACCTTGCCTTCTAACATGAGAGAAActacaaaaggaaaataatgcAGATAGGAGTTTTGCTTCTTCCACTAGGTGTCCGTGACATGCAAATGAGATGTCTTCATTGAGCAATGCCTTAATCACAATCTCTGAATCTCCTTCGACCACAACAGATGAGATACCTAATTCAGCAGCAAAATTGAAAGCCTTGACTGCTACTACAGCTTCAAGTGCAGCAACAGAATTGGGAAGTGGAACTTTTTCTGCCATAGAAGCTATAATCTGACCATTCTCATCGCGAATAATCACTCCAACTCTAGCCATATTATCCTCTCTAAAAACAGCCCCATCAAAGTTCACTTTGAGGTAGTTAGGATCAGGGGGCTTCATTTGATGTGCTGGGGAGGCCGTGTCTCACAACTGGAGGCTTTGGGGGATTGCACGAATGAAGGCAGATAATGCAACAAAAGCATCAGGCATTACATGTTCCATGGGGACTGGTTTGGTACTAGTCCTCAACTGGTTTCTGCAGAACCAAATATTCCATGAGATTTG comes from Castanea sativa cultivar Marrone di Chiusa Pesio chromosome 3, ASM4071231v1 and encodes:
- the LOC142628913 gene encoding uncharacterized protein LOC142628913; this encodes MKPPDPNYLKVNFDGAVFREDNMARVGVIIRDENGQIIASMAEKVPLPNSVAALEAVVAVKAFNFAAELGISSVVVEGDSEIVIKALLNEDISFACHGHLVEEAKLLSALFSFCSFSHVRRQANREVEQIEHFIRMTGGTKIHKRW